A region of the Nocardia asteroides genome:
TCGACTGCGTGTCGTAACCATCCGCAGGCACTCGCGCGAATCTTCGAAGTTTTCCTGTGCGCAGCAGCTTTCGGCGTCTACCATCGATCACGTCTGGAACGCCTTGGCGCGTAGGCAATCTCGTTCGATGAGCTCTTCGCGGGCATACCCGCTGCTGTTTTGATGTGAACACCCAGCGACTCTGAACTATCGACGACTCCGTATTCACCCTGCCCCAAAACCCGTCACCGGCTCCCGGTGGCCGTCTCGAGGTGAGGACCACGCATGACCATAGAAATGCCAGTCGAAACGGAAAACAACGTGCGCAGGAGCCTGAGCACCAGCACGGCAGGCCTACTCGCGCACACCACCAAATCCGAACCGCAGATGCAGGGCATCAGCTCGCGCTGGCTCACCCGCGTGCTGCCGTGGACGCAGGTCAACGGCGGTGTGTATCGGGTGAACCGCCGCCTGACCCATACCGTGGGCAACGGGGAGGTGGAATTCGTCATCGACGGCGGCTCCGCACGGGTGATTCCCCTCGAATTGCAAGAGCTTCCGGCACTGCGCCATTTCGACGACGAGGACGTGTTGCGCGGCCTCGCAGAGCGTTTCGAACAGCGTGATCTCGAACCGGGCACTGTAGTAGCGGAATTCGGCAACCCGATGGATCAGGTTCTGCTGATCGTGCACGGCAAATTGAGCAAGATCGGTTCGGGCGAATACGGAGAGCAGACAAAGCTCGGCATGCTGGGGGGCGGTGACTACTTCGGCGACGTGATGCTCATCGAGCCCTCGGCGATCTGGCCCGTCACCGTCAAGACGGTGACCAAGACGACCATGCTGGTGCTTCCCCGGCAATCCCTGACGGAGTACCTCGATAGCGCTCCGGCGCTGCGGGAGCAACTCTCCCGCGTCGCGTCCGCGCCCACCCACCGCCAGAACAACAAAGGCGAGGCCGACATCGAGGTCGCCTCCGGCCACTCCGGGGAGCCGCTGCTGGAAGGCACGTTCGTCGACTACGACGCCTCCCCGCGGCAGTACGAGCTCAGCCTGGCGCAGAGCGTGCTGCGCGTGCATACCAGAGTCGCCGACCTGTTCAACGACCCGATGAACCAGGTCGAGCAGCAACTGCGCCTGACCATCGAGGCGCTCTACGAACGGCGGGAGTACGACCTGGTCAACAATCCCGACTTCGGCCTGCTGCACAACTGCGATCTGAAACAGCGCATCTACACCGAGACCGGCGCGCCCACCCCGGACGACATGGACGAACTGCTCAGCATGCGCCGCAGCACGAAACTCTTCCTCGCCCACCCGAAAGCGATCGCGGCGTTCGGACGCGAATGCAGCAAGCGCGGGCTCTACCCGGACCCGGTCGAGGTGGACGGACATCGTGTGCCCGCGTGGCGCGGCGTGCCGATCTTCCCGTGCGGCAAGATCCCGATCAGCGACACCCAGACCACCTCGATCCTGGCCATGCGCACCGGCGAGAAGGACCAGGGCGTGATCGGCCTGCACCAGACCGGGATCCCGGACGAGTACGAGCCCAGCCTGAACGTGCGCTTCAAGGGCATCGATGACCAGTCGATCATCTCCTACCTGATCAGCTGCTATTACTCGGCCGCCGTGCTGGTGCCCGACGCCCTCGGCGTGCTCGACAACGTCCTGGTCGCCCGGCAAGCGGACTGACCGGGGTGATGAGCATGTCGGTGCTCTCCCGCGCCGCGGCGGCGCAGGCCTCCGATGAGGTCGCCGCCACCGTCGTCGCGCTGCTCACCAACACCGGGACGGCCGCTCCGTCCGACCTCTTCGCGCCGAAAAAAGCTGACGCACCGGATATTCCGCCCCCGGATGGACCAGCGGGTGTGCGGCACGCCGGGTTGCTCGGTCCATCCGGCCTCGGCGCCGCCGCCCTGCTGCTGCCGATTGGTGGCACGGACCGTGTCACGACGCCCGCCGTCGTGGCGGCGACCTCGGCCGCTGTCCACACCGACGGGCGGGGCACCGCCATCGGCGAAACCAGAACAGCGGCCGCGCCCGGCGGCATACCGAGATCGGTGAAACGGATGCCGGTGTCGTCGCCGCCACGCATCCCCACCGGACCGACCGGACTCGGCACAGCGTCGGCGTTCTTCGGAAGAGACGGCATCGCGGTGGCGCCACGCACGGCCGGGCACACGGCGCCCGGCCCGGAACCCGCCGGTGATTCCGCGCGCACGCCGCGAGGGCCGACCGGCACGACGCGCCGCGATCGACCGGATCCGATTCCCCCGCTGTACTGCCCGCCGCCGCTGCGTGACGATCCCGCTCTGGCCGAAGCCGTCAATACCGGGATCGTCGATTGGGCGAGGGACATCGGGCTGTACGAGGGCCGGCTGGAGGAGTTGCGCGACGCCGATTTCGGTCGGCTGATCATGCTCGCCCACCCGGACTGCGACGACGCGGACCGGCTGCTGGCAGCGGCGAAGTGCGCCGTCTCGGAATGGTCGGTGGACGACTACTACTGCGAGGAGGACGCCGACGACCGGGCTCCGGACGGCACGCCGTCCAGTGCCGAGGCCGAACTGGGTCCCCGGCTCGAATTGGCCGCCGCCGCCATGGACCCGGTTCACCTGCCCGTGCGATACGTCGCCCAGCTCGAGGCGGCTCTCGAGGCCGACCCCATCCTGCGCGCCTTCCGCACGTCCTTCGACCATCTGGCGCGCTACGCCAGCCCGGCGCAGCTGGCCCGGCTGCGCACCGAGATCGCGGGCTGGTTCATCGCGCTCGGCGCGGAAGCGGGTTGGCGGGCGGCGGGACGGATGCCGCCGGTGTGGGAATACCTCACCAACCGGCAACCGCACAGCTTCTTGCCCTGCATGGCGCCGACCGACGTGCTCGGCGGCTACGAGTTGCGAGCCGCGGAGTACACCCACCCGGCGGTGCGCCGTGTGGTCACCACGGCGGCGCTGGCCAGCCAGATGGTGAACGACCTGTATTCGATGGCGCGCGAGGACCTTTCCAACGGCAGAGAGTTCAATCTGCCGACCGTCCTCGCCGCCGAGGAGCGCTGCTCACGCCGCGAGGCCGTGCTGCGCACCGCCGAGGTGCACGACGAACTGGTGCACCGGTTCGAACGCGAGGCGGCGCCCCTGGCCGCGGCGGGATCGCCGCAGCTACGCCGCTTCCTCGCCGGCCTGTGGGCCTGGATGGGCGGCAACCGTGCCTGGCACGCCGACAGCAAACGCTATCGCGATGTGAAATGAAGCAGTACCGCACCGAGAGAGGATGATCGCGCATGACCATGCTCAACCCGGACACCGGGACCGTTCTGCGTACCAGTTACCAGAAGTCCGTCGCCGCGTACTGGAACAACAACCCGAACGACGACCGGGTCAACACCAAACTCGGTGAGGTCGACGGGCTCTACCACCATCACTACGGCATCGGCGACCCGGATCTGTCCGTGCTGACCGGCCCGGAGGACACCCGCGAGGAACGCATCGTCACCGAGTTGCACCGGCTGGAGACCGCGCAGGCGGAGTTCCTGCTCGACCACCTCGGCGACGTCCGCCCCGGCGACCGGCTGATGGACGGCGGCTCCGGCCGCGGCGGCACCAGCTTCATGGCCAATCAGCGCTTCGGCTGCCAGGTCGACGGGGTGACCATCTCCGAATACCAGGTCGGCTTCGCCAACGACCAGGCCGCCCGCCGCGGTGTCGCGGACAAGGTGAAGTTCCACTTCCGCAACATGCTGGACACCGGATTCGAGACCGGTTCCATGCGCGGCATCTGGACCAACGAGACCACCATGTACGTGGACCTGTTCGACCTGTTCCGCGAGTTCTCCCGCCTGCTGGAACCGGGCGGACGCTACGTGTGCATCACCGGCTGCTCCAATGATGTCACCGGTGGCCGTTCCTCCTCGGTCAGCTGGATCGACGCGCACTACGGCTGCATGATCCATCCGCGCAGCGAGTACTTCCGCGCCATGGCCGAGAACAACCTGGTGCCCATCGCCGTGACCGAGCTCACCGCCGCGACAATCCCGTATTGGGAGCTGCGGACGAAATCCGAGCTGGCCACCGGCGTCGAGAAGCCGTTCCTGACCGCCTACCGGGAGGGCAGCTTCCACTACATGCTCATCGCCGCCGATAAGGTGGGCAGGTGACCGACCTCGCCCAGCAGCACACCGACCGCGAGGCCCTGCCCGTCGAGCTCGTCGACGACATGGGCCGCGCGGTCGGCGCGTGCTCGGTCGCCGAGGCCCATCTAGCTCCGGGGCGACTGCACCGCGCGTTCTCCGTGTTGCTCTTCGACTCGGCGGGCCGGGTGCTGTTGCAGCAGCGTGCGGCGGTGAAGACCAGGTTTCCGTCGCTGTGGGCCAACACCTGCTGTGGGCACCCCGCACCTGACGAACCGGTCGCGACCGCCGCAGGGCTGCGACTGAACGAGGAAATGGGCCTGACCTGCGCGCTCACCGAAGCGGGAATCTACCGGTACCACGCCGCGGACCCGCGGACCGGTCGCGTCGAGTCCGAATGGGATCACGTGCTGATCGGGCGGCTGGACATCGGGACACCTCGGCCGGATCCGGCCGAGGTCGCCGACTACGCCTGGATCCAACCGGACGCGCTCCGCGACGCGCTGGTCGACAATCCGGACGCCTACACACCATGGCTGGCGGGAGTCCTCGACATAGCCGAGCCCGCGTACGTCCCGAGAAGTTCGACACCCTGACCGTCCCTCGACTTCTATCGCCCGAGGCAGCCGAGCACATCGTCGACTGCTGGTGGTCGACGCCGATCCGGCTGCCTCGATCCAGCCTCGCGACGTCGCGGCGCCTCCCTTTCCCGGCTGTCTCGTAACTCCGCGTTCGAGCGTGCTGTTACCGGCAGCCGGGACGATCTCATTGATAGATGCGCATATCCCTGTAACACCATGGACCGAAACTGAGAGAAATCATAGGAACGGCACAGGCTTTGGCCAGGACCGTTCTGCATCGTTGACAGTGTTGGAGTTCTCGGTGAAGTGAGGTGCGTGATGGTCGAATTCGAGGTCACCGGAACGAAGGTGACCGTGCACGTGCGCGGCGCCCATCAGTTGCTGGCACTGCGCGACCAGCTGACGTTCGATTTGTCCGACATCACCGCGCTCGGCTTGGCCGGGGTCGATCGCCGCCCGCCGTGGGTGCGCGCGCCCGGCGCGTTCTTCCCCGGCGTCATCGCGGCGGGAACCTTCCGGGGCAAAGGCCGCAAGGAATTCTGGGACACACGCTTCGACGGACACGCCATTCGTATCGACTTGGCAGGCGCCGACGTGACACGCCTCGTGGTCGACGTGGCAGACCCCGACGCCGAGTTGCGGAAGCTCGCGACCGCCGTGGCCGCCTGATCCCTCGGACGCTGCACGAACTCGGCGAGCCCGCATCCGGGTCAGGGCAGTGCGCTCGTGCCCGGACGGTAGCGCCCCCTCCCCTACCCGACTGCGCGACTGCGCGTGAGCCGCGTTTACAACGTCGGCGCCGCCGCCACGCCGTGCACCACCGTCACGCGGCCACTCGACCATCATGGCCACGCTGACCACCGCCACGCCGACCTCGGTACGCAGGTGCGCACAGAGTCTGCCGCCCCCACATTCCGAAACGATCGCGTCGGACAGTCCGCCTTCCCCCACGCCTCGATGATCTGGCGGCCGCTCGGACGAGGGCCATAATGGGCCGCGAGCACGCAGCGTCCCATGCGCTGGAAATCGAGCACGAGGTTTCGATGACAGTTTCGGCAGCACAGCACGTCGATCGCCGCTTCGCACGTTTGGTCGCCGAATTCGACCGGCTGTTCCGGCGGCCGTCCGACGGCGGCGGGGCGCTGGCGGTCTATCTGCACGGCGAGCCGGTCGTGGATGTCTGGGCCGGATACGCGCATCCCGACGTCCCGTGGGCGCACGACACCGTCGCGATGGCGTATTCCACCGGCAAAGGTATCGCGAGCACACTGGTGCACCGGTTGGCCGAGCGCGGCCTGATCGATTACGACGAGCCGGTCGCGACATACTGGCCCGAGTTCGCGGCCGCGGGCAAGGACCGCGTCACGGTGCGCGCGATGCTGACCCACCGGGCCGGGCTGCACCGCCTGCGCGGACTGCTGCCGGGCCCGATCGAGCTGTTCTTCGACGACGCGGCGGTCACCGCGGCGCTCGCGGCCGCCGCTCCCGATCCGCGGCACGAGGTGACCAGCGGCTATCACGGCATCACCTACGGGCATCTGGTCGCTGAGCTGGTGCGCCGGGTCGCCGGGTCGGAGTTCACCGATGTGCTGCGCACGGAGATCGCGCAACCGCTCGGGGCGGAGGAACTGTGGTTCCGTGTTCCGGAATCCGAGCGCGGGCGTATCGCCACCAATTTCCCGCGTCTCACCGTCGCCGGGATGAGCTGGGAGCACGGCTCACGGCTACTGGCCCGCACCCGCTTCGCGGCCGCGGCCGACACGACGCCGACGGGGTTCGCCGAACTGGTCGCCGACCCGCGCCTGCACGATTCGGTGATGCCCGGCCTCAACGGCGTCTTCTCCGCGCGGGCACTGGCCCGGGTGTACGGCGCGCTCGCCGACGGCGGACGGTTGGACGGCTACCAGCTACTGCACGGGGACACCATCGAGCGAATGACCCGGCGACAGGTCTTCACCCCCGATTACGTGCTGGCCTTCCGCATTCCGTGGGCACTCGGCTACCACGGCGTGCCGATGAAACCATCCAGGGCCGAACCGATCTCGGCGTTCGGCCATTTCGGGCTCGGCGGCTCCGGTGGTTTCGCCGATCCCGCGACCGGGATGTCGCTGGGCTTCGTCACCAACCGCCTCGGCAGCAGGCTGACTCCATTGGGCGATGCCCGCTTGGCCCGGCTCGGTGCGCTGGCCCACAACCTCGCCCGAGCCGCCTGACCGTCTGGCTGCCCGAGTGGCAGCATGGCGGTATGGAGTCGGTTGACATGTCGCGAATCGAGGCGGCCGCGCGGCTGCTGGCCCCGGTGATCCGGCGCACGCCACTGCTGGCGTCGCGGGCGCTGTCCGAGCGCGCGGGCACCGAAGTGTGGTTGAAGTGCGAGAATTTGCAGCGGACCGGCTCGTTCAAGCCGCGCGGCGCCTACAACCGGATCGCCAACCTGTCGCAGGAGGCACGCGAGCGTGGCGTCGTCGCCGCGAGCGCGGGCAACCATGCGCAGGGGGTCGCGTGGTCGGCGTCGTCGCTCGGCATAGCGTCCACGGTGTTCATGCCGGTCGGGGCCTCCCTGCCGAAATTGACGGCGACCAAGGCCTATGGCGCCCAGGTGCGCCAGGTCGGCGAAACCATCGACGAGTCGCTGGACGCGGCGCTGGATTTCGCCGAACGGTCCGGCGCGACGCTGATCCACCCGTTCGACCATCCCGATATCGTGGCCGGTCAAGCTACCATCGGCCGGGAGATCCTGCGGCAGCTGCCGCAGGTGGGCACGGTGCTGGTGCCCACCGGCGGCGGCGGGCTCCTCGCGGGTGTCGCGGTCGCGATGCGGCACCTGGCGCCGGACGTGCGCGTCATCGGGGTTCAAGCGGCGGAAGCGGCCGCCTGGCCTGCCTCGCTGGCGGCGGGTGCGCCGGTGCGGATAGACCGGATGTCGACCATGGCCGACGGCATCGCGGTCGGGCAGCCCGGTGCGGTGCCCTTCGCCCATGTCGCCCAGTATGTTTCGAGCATCGTGACGGTGGACGAGGAAGCGTTGTCGCAGGCGCTGCTGCTGTGCCTGGAACGCGCGAAGGTGATCGTCGAGCCCGCGGGCGCCGCGGCGGTCGCCGCCCTGATGAGTCACGTACCATCGGAGCTCGGCCTGCGCGGACCGGTCTGTGCGATCTTGTCCGGCGGCAATATCGACCCGCTGCTGCTGACCCGGGTGATCGGGCACGGTTTGAGCGCAGCGGGCCGGTATCTGGCTGTGCGCGTGACGATCTCCGATCGTCCCGGTGCGCTGGGCACGCTGCTCGCGGTGATCGGCAAGACGGGTGCCAGTGTCGTCGACGTGGCGCATTCGCGCACCGGAACCTGGCTGGCGGTGGACGAGGTCGAAGTGGCGCTGACGCTGGAGACGCGCGGGTCCGAGCATCGTGACGACGTGCTCACCGCGCTCGCGAACGCGGGATACGCGGTGCGCGTCTCGGATTGACCGGTCACCGCCGGTGTCTTGGTCGGCAGGCGAGGACGCGGCAAGCCGCAGGTCAGTGCGCGCCGCCGAGTTCCAGAGCCAGTACTCCGAGAATCACCAGAGCGATGCCGCCCACCTGCACCAGGCTCAGTCGCTCGTCCAGGAACAGCACGCCGATCAGTGCGATAGCGGCCACACCCACCGCCGACCAGATGCCGTAGGCCACCCCGATCGGCATGCCCCGCTTCAGTGCCTGGGCCAGGAAGAAGAACGCCGCGCAGTATCCGACGACCACCACGATCGACGGAACGAGTTTGGTGAATCCCTCGGAGATCTCGAGTGAAACGGTCGCGGTCACCTCGGAAGCGATGGCCAAGGCAAGCAGCAGCAAGGTCATTTTCGCAGCGTAATCGAGCCTCGCGCGGCTCATACCGGGCAGCGTTCCGCAAACGCGTACGCTCCCCATCGCAGGGAATTCGCCGACGGGTTGCGGGACGACGCGCGGCTACGCTCGGCACATGCGTAGCTCGAACGTTGCGGTAACCGCTTTTCCGTTCCATGAAGTGACCTGCAACGAGTTGCCGTACGGCGAACGCGACGAGCGGTACCGGCGGTTGCACGCCTGGCCCGAACCTAGCTACGCCCATCCGTCCGGACTACGCATGATCTGGAAATACGCCGACGTGCGCGAGGTGCTGGAGGCGAGGACGCCCGGCATCTCCAACGCGAATTCGCTGGACCCCTTGGTGGGCTACGCGCGCATCGCGGCGACTCCGCGAGCCATCCCGCATTTCGTCCGGCACCTGGTTCCGCCACCCGCGAAAGCCACCGCGAACCTCGCCGACGACCGCCTGCACAAGCGCGTGTGGAACACCATGGCCGGACCCACCGGACACTTCACGATCACCCCGGCCGAGCGTCCGAACCGGGCGGCGGAGATGATCGAGCATTTCCACGACGCGGTGCGCGAGGCGAGGTTTCGACCGGGGTCGCCGGTCGACGTGAGCGCGTTGTCGATCGCCTATGCCGCCCGGACCGTCGGCGCGGCGGTCGGCTTGCCCGCGGCGGACTGGCCGCACGTGGCAGCCTGGAGCGGCGCCCAATCGGGGCTGCTCGGCCGGGTGCTGCGGGGCCGCGAACTGGCCGACGCGGTGAGCGCGCTCGGCTGGTTGTTCACGGTGAGCGGCAAGGCGGTGCGGGAGGGCCGCGGCAGCGAGGCGACCGGCTTCGCGCGCAGGCTCCGCGATGCCGGGCTCTCGCATCGGATCGCGGTGTCGGTCATGGCGAATTCCCTGGCCGCAGGCGTGCACACGGTGAGCGGCAGCATTCAGCAAGGCGTGCAGCGACTGCTGGGCGATCCCGACCGCGCCTGGTGGGACCTGCTCACCGACCCGCGGGACGCCGGCCGGGTCGCGGCGAAGATCCTTCAGCTCGATCCCGGGCTGGTGGCGTGGAAGCGCCGAGCCCGAACGCCGGTCGAGTTGTCCAGCGGCACGCGGCTGCCCGCCGGGCCGTTACTCGTGCTGTTCGCCGCGGCCAATCGCGATCCGGAGGTCTTCCCCGACTGCCTCGACCTGCGCGGGACCGGCAAGATGCCGTTGACCTTCGGGTTCGGCAGGCACGTCTGTCCCGGCAAGAGCATGGCCACGCTGGCCGTCGAAGTGTTTCTCCAGCAGCTGCGCGAGCTGGCGCCGGAGGCCGAACTCGTGCCGGACTCCGGTCGCGTCGTCCGGCGCAGCGACCTGCTGTTCAGCGGCGCCGACATCACCATCGTCGGGTAGATATTCAACGAGAAGGACGGATCGGCAACCACTCTCGGCCTGACTGGATCAGCCGAGCCAGGCCCGCGCCGTGCCCGCCGCCGCGCGCACCTCTGCCAGCTGTGCCGTGACCTGCACACCGGCCGTGCC
Encoded here:
- a CDS encoding cytochrome P450 encodes the protein MRSSNVAVTAFPFHEVTCNELPYGERDERYRRLHAWPEPSYAHPSGLRMIWKYADVREVLEARTPGISNANSLDPLVGYARIAATPRAIPHFVRHLVPPPAKATANLADDRLHKRVWNTMAGPTGHFTITPAERPNRAAEMIEHFHDAVREARFRPGSPVDVSALSIAYAARTVGAAVGLPAADWPHVAAWSGAQSGLLGRVLRGRELADAVSALGWLFTVSGKAVREGRGSEATGFARRLRDAGLSHRIAVSVMANSLAAGVHTVSGSIQQGVQRLLGDPDRAWWDLLTDPRDAGRVAAKILQLDPGLVAWKRRARTPVELSSGTRLPAGPLLVLFAAANRDPEVFPDCLDLRGTGKMPLTFGFGRHVCPGKSMATLAVEVFLQQLRELAPEAELVPDSGRVVRRSDLLFSGADITIVG
- the ilvA gene encoding threonine ammonia-lyase, whose protein sequence is MESVDMSRIEAAARLLAPVIRRTPLLASRALSERAGTEVWLKCENLQRTGSFKPRGAYNRIANLSQEARERGVVAASAGNHAQGVAWSASSLGIASTVFMPVGASLPKLTATKAYGAQVRQVGETIDESLDAALDFAERSGATLIHPFDHPDIVAGQATIGREILRQLPQVGTVLVPTGGGGLLAGVAVAMRHLAPDVRVIGVQAAEAAAWPASLAAGAPVRIDRMSTMADGIAVGQPGAVPFAHVAQYVSSIVTVDEEALSQALLLCLERAKVIVEPAGAAAVAALMSHVPSELGLRGPVCAILSGGNIDPLLLTRVIGHGLSAAGRYLAVRVTISDRPGALGTLLAVIGKTGASVVDVAHSRTGTWLAVDEVEVALTLETRGSEHRDDVLTALANAGYAVRVSD
- a CDS encoding beta-lactamase family protein gives rise to the protein MTVSAAQHVDRRFARLVAEFDRLFRRPSDGGGALAVYLHGEPVVDVWAGYAHPDVPWAHDTVAMAYSTGKGIASTLVHRLAERGLIDYDEPVATYWPEFAAAGKDRVTVRAMLTHRAGLHRLRGLLPGPIELFFDDAAVTAALAAAAPDPRHEVTSGYHGITYGHLVAELVRRVAGSEFTDVLRTEIAQPLGAEELWFRVPESERGRIATNFPRLTVAGMSWEHGSRLLARTRFAAAADTTPTGFAELVADPRLHDSVMPGLNGVFSARALARVYGALADGGRLDGYQLLHGDTIERMTRRQVFTPDYVLAFRIPWALGYHGVPMKPSRAEPISAFGHFGLGGSGGFADPATGMSLGFVTNRLGSRLTPLGDARLARLGALAHNLARAA
- a CDS encoding methyltransferase domain-containing protein, which produces MTMLNPDTGTVLRTSYQKSVAAYWNNNPNDDRVNTKLGEVDGLYHHHYGIGDPDLSVLTGPEDTREERIVTELHRLETAQAEFLLDHLGDVRPGDRLMDGGSGRGGTSFMANQRFGCQVDGVTISEYQVGFANDQAARRGVADKVKFHFRNMLDTGFETGSMRGIWTNETTMYVDLFDLFREFSRLLEPGGRYVCITGCSNDVTGGRSSSVSWIDAHYGCMIHPRSEYFRAMAENNLVPIAVTELTAATIPYWELRTKSELATGVEKPFLTAYREGSFHYMLIAADKVGR
- a CDS encoding cyclic nucleotide-binding domain-containing protein, whose amino-acid sequence is MTIEMPVETENNVRRSLSTSTAGLLAHTTKSEPQMQGISSRWLTRVLPWTQVNGGVYRVNRRLTHTVGNGEVEFVIDGGSARVIPLELQELPALRHFDDEDVLRGLAERFEQRDLEPGTVVAEFGNPMDQVLLIVHGKLSKIGSGEYGEQTKLGMLGGGDYFGDVMLIEPSAIWPVTVKTVTKTTMLVLPRQSLTEYLDSAPALREQLSRVASAPTHRQNNKGEADIEVASGHSGEPLLEGTFVDYDASPRQYELSLAQSVLRVHTRVADLFNDPMNQVEQQLRLTIEALYERREYDLVNNPDFGLLHNCDLKQRIYTETGAPTPDDMDELLSMRRSTKLFLAHPKAIAAFGRECSKRGLYPDPVEVDGHRVPAWRGVPIFPCGKIPISDTQTTSILAMRTGEKDQGVIGLHQTGIPDEYEPSLNVRFKGIDDQSIISYLISCYYSAAVLVPDALGVLDNVLVARQAD
- a CDS encoding multidrug efflux SMR transporter, with product MTLLLLALAIASEVTATVSLEISEGFTKLVPSIVVVVGYCAAFFFLAQALKRGMPIGVAYGIWSAVGVAAIALIGVLFLDERLSLVQVGGIALVILGVLALELGGAH
- the idi gene encoding isopentenyl-diphosphate Delta-isomerase, which translates into the protein MTDLAQQHTDREALPVELVDDMGRAVGACSVAEAHLAPGRLHRAFSVLLFDSAGRVLLQQRAAVKTRFPSLWANTCCGHPAPDEPVATAAGLRLNEEMGLTCALTEAGIYRYHAADPRTGRVESEWDHVLIGRLDIGTPRPDPAEVADYAWIQPDALRDALVDNPDAYTPWLAGVLDIAEPAYVPRSSTP